A section of the Oreochromis niloticus isolate F11D_XX linkage group LG9, O_niloticus_UMD_NMBU, whole genome shotgun sequence genome encodes:
- the mcmdc2 gene encoding minichromosome maintenance domain-containing protein 2 isoform X2 produces the protein MADILSLKESVLVYLDRSGGLKKLCEDCEYFNGSQQTEAVYRFCIGVNPADVLELDPVLGDCVLHDPLKATALFQSVCFLAIKTLSLIEKIHMESQVNVILKFTHLPPFPEYTLDLSSFPRLCRPLRPVSMEGLVIAMTRVTKYTQGARFLCTDDDCPCSTGFHHIRVHAPGATESATVRNDFSCMICSSQLKEDVKFRVLGDKQLVELIHVKALDVLRGYQQSSMRYQSVTLFLRDELCNSMRIGQYYRVLGIPAHVHQWPNITWSVEANSVQPWEPLCDCKVSARFQELWKGTASSPWRFSAIVAHCFGLDVAPQGLYDTLKLSLLLSLVQTRIDEKDTFHNLDLLVVTTDTLILDRLMTYSLSLAYRGIRHQASGEMFACLSRDEHGAGTANIHAGSALLATGGICMLGDLSYYKKDKLDSIQSVMETRTLSVFIPGKKYGEDADQQLSFPVQCSFWAVTDSSRRSGRADCGALGTAEIGAVPAQLADAFGLIIECRDRVGEQALLAQTVHTLQHAVQSGKPHDPSCWEFSTQDYQELVAHAQGLRVELSPAAEKIIHGYYMASRRVRSQGQGVNMSVASIKLLISLAEAHCKLCLRTQVLEQDAVIAVLLCESSVSLKHGASALIIPPDPVFPCDLGDVDGLCKRDAALDELHQLILRFIYTNAPGADTYITEE, from the exons GCTCCCAGCAGACCGAGGCGGTGTACAGGTTTTGTATCGGCGTTAATCCCGCCGATGTGCTGGAGCTGGATCCTGTACTGGGGGACTGTGTTCTCCATGACCCCCTGAAAGCCACGGCTTTGTTTCAGTCT GTTTGTTTCCTGGCTATAAAGACCCTTTCACTTATTGAAAAAATACACATGGAGAGTCAG GTGAATGTTATTTTGAAGTTCACGCACCTGCCTCCATTCCCCGAGTACACACTGGACCTTTCCAGTTTTCCTCGTTTATGTCGCCCTTTGAGGCCTGTCTCCATGGAGGGCCTGGTCATTGCCATGACAAGGGTCACAAAGTACACCCAGGGGGCGAGGTTCCTCTGCACTGATGATGACTGCCCCTGCTCTACAG GTTTTCACCACATTCGAGTGCATGCACCCGGAGCAACAGAGTCAGCCACAGTGAGAAACGACTTCAGCTGCATGATCTGCAGCTCCCAATTGAAAGAGGATGTGAAGTTTAGAGTTTTAGGAG ACAAACAGCTGGTGGAGCTGATCCATGTCAAAGCACTGGATGTTCTAAGAGGCTATCAGCAAAGCTCAATGAGATACCAGTCTGTTACCCTGTTTCTCAGAG ACGAGCTGTGTAACTCCATGAGAATCGGGCAATATTACCGGGTGTTGGGCATTCCTGCACATGTGCACCAGTGGCCCAACATTACCTGGAGTGTGGAGGCAAATAGTGTCCAACCGTGGGAACCACTGT GTGACTGTAAAGTCAGCGCCCGCTTCCAGGAGCTGTGGAAGGGAACGGCCTCGTCTCCGTGGAGGTTCTCCGCAATTGTAGCTCACTGCTTTGGGTTAGACGTGGCTCCTCAAGGCTTGTACGACACTCTGAAGCTGAGCTTGCTGCTTAGCTTGGTGCAGACCAGAATAGATGAAAAAGACACGTTTCACAACTTGGATCTCCTTGTTGTCACCACCGACACGCTTATACTCGACAg ATtgatgacatacagcttgagtTTGGCCTATCGTGGGATCAGGCATCAGGCCTCGGGGGAGATGTTCGCATGCCTGTCCCGGGATGAACATGGGGCAGGTACTGCTAACATCCATGCTGGTTCTGCCCTGCTAGCTACTGGGGGTATTTGCATGTTGGGAGATCTGAGCTATTACAAAAAGGACAAGTTGGATTCCATTCAGTCAG TTATGGAGACCCGCACACTATCAGTGTTCATCCCTGGAAAGAAATATGGCGAGGATGCAGACCAGCAGCTTTCCTTTCCAGTCCAGTGTAGCTTCTGGGCCGTCACAGACTCCTCCCGTCGATCTGGGAGGGCAGACTGTGGCGCACTGGGAACAGCA GAGATTGGTGCTGTACCAGCTCAGTTGGCAGATGCTTTTGGCCTTATCATTGAGTGTAGAGACAGGGTTGGAGAGCAGGCCCTGCTTGCCCAGACTGTCCACACCCTCCAGCATGCAGTACAGTCTGGAAAACCCCATGACCCATCCTGCTGGGAGTTTTCCACTCAAGACTATCAGGAG CTGGTGGCCCATGCACAAGGTTTGCGAGTGGAACTCAGCCCTGCAGCAGAAAAAATAATCCATGGTTACTACATGGCGAGCCGCAGAGTGCGATCACAGGGTCAGGGTGTCAACATGTCTGTGGCCTCTATCAAACTGCT GATCTCTTTGGCTGAGGCCCATTGCAAGTTATGTCTCAGAACTCAAGTACTAGAGCAGGACGCTGTGATCGCTGTACTCCTTTGTGAAAGCTCAGTCTCACTCAAGCAtg GCGCCTCTGCTCTCATTATTCCACCCGATCCAGTGTTTCCTTGTGACCTCGGAGATGTGGATGGTTTGTGCAAGAGAGACGCTGCTCTGGATGAGCTCCATCAGCTTATCTTACGGTTCATCTACACCAATGCACCTGGAGCAGACACATACATTACAGAAGAGTGA
- the mcmdc2 gene encoding minichromosome maintenance domain-containing protein 2 isoform X3, with product MADILSLKESVLVYLDRSGGLKKLCEDCEYFNGSQQTEAVYRFCIGVNPADVLELDPVLGDCVLHDPLKATALFQSVNVILKFTHLPPFPEYTLDLSSFPRLCRPLRPVSMEGLVIAMTRVTKYTQGARFLCTDDDCPCSTGFHHIRVHAPGATESATVRNDFSCMICSSQLKEDVKFRVLGDKQLVELIHVKALDVLRGYQQSSMRYQSVTLFLRDELCNSMRIGQYYRVLGIPAHVHQWPNITWSVEANSVQPWEPLCDCKVSARFQELWKGTASSPWRFSAIVAHCFGLDVAPQGLYDTLKLSLLLSLVQTRIDEKDTFHNLDLLVVTTDTLILDRLMTYSLSLAYRGIRHQASGEMFACLSRDEHGAGTANIHAGSALLATGGICMLGDLSYYKKDKLDSIQSGNEFMETRTLSVFIPGKKYGEDADQQLSFPVQCSFWAVTDSSRRSGRADCGALGTAEIGAVPAQLADAFGLIIECRDRVGEQALLAQTVHTLQHAVQSGKPHDPSCWEFSTQDYQELVAHAQGLRVELSPAAEKIIHGYYMASRRVRSQGQGVNMSVASIKLLISLAEAHCKLCLRTQVLEQDAVIAVLLCESSVSLKHGASALIIPPDPVFPCDLGDVDGLCKRDAALDELHQLILRFIYTNAPGADTYITEE from the exons GCTCCCAGCAGACCGAGGCGGTGTACAGGTTTTGTATCGGCGTTAATCCCGCCGATGTGCTGGAGCTGGATCCTGTACTGGGGGACTGTGTTCTCCATGACCCCCTGAAAGCCACGGCTTTGTTTCAGTCT GTGAATGTTATTTTGAAGTTCACGCACCTGCCTCCATTCCCCGAGTACACACTGGACCTTTCCAGTTTTCCTCGTTTATGTCGCCCTTTGAGGCCTGTCTCCATGGAGGGCCTGGTCATTGCCATGACAAGGGTCACAAAGTACACCCAGGGGGCGAGGTTCCTCTGCACTGATGATGACTGCCCCTGCTCTACAG GTTTTCACCACATTCGAGTGCATGCACCCGGAGCAACAGAGTCAGCCACAGTGAGAAACGACTTCAGCTGCATGATCTGCAGCTCCCAATTGAAAGAGGATGTGAAGTTTAGAGTTTTAGGAG ACAAACAGCTGGTGGAGCTGATCCATGTCAAAGCACTGGATGTTCTAAGAGGCTATCAGCAAAGCTCAATGAGATACCAGTCTGTTACCCTGTTTCTCAGAG ACGAGCTGTGTAACTCCATGAGAATCGGGCAATATTACCGGGTGTTGGGCATTCCTGCACATGTGCACCAGTGGCCCAACATTACCTGGAGTGTGGAGGCAAATAGTGTCCAACCGTGGGAACCACTGT GTGACTGTAAAGTCAGCGCCCGCTTCCAGGAGCTGTGGAAGGGAACGGCCTCGTCTCCGTGGAGGTTCTCCGCAATTGTAGCTCACTGCTTTGGGTTAGACGTGGCTCCTCAAGGCTTGTACGACACTCTGAAGCTGAGCTTGCTGCTTAGCTTGGTGCAGACCAGAATAGATGAAAAAGACACGTTTCACAACTTGGATCTCCTTGTTGTCACCACCGACACGCTTATACTCGACAg ATtgatgacatacagcttgagtTTGGCCTATCGTGGGATCAGGCATCAGGCCTCGGGGGAGATGTTCGCATGCCTGTCCCGGGATGAACATGGGGCAGGTACTGCTAACATCCATGCTGGTTCTGCCCTGCTAGCTACTGGGGGTATTTGCATGTTGGGAGATCTGAGCTATTACAAAAAGGACAAGTTGGATTCCATTCAGTCAGGTAATGAAT TTATGGAGACCCGCACACTATCAGTGTTCATCCCTGGAAAGAAATATGGCGAGGATGCAGACCAGCAGCTTTCCTTTCCAGTCCAGTGTAGCTTCTGGGCCGTCACAGACTCCTCCCGTCGATCTGGGAGGGCAGACTGTGGCGCACTGGGAACAGCA GAGATTGGTGCTGTACCAGCTCAGTTGGCAGATGCTTTTGGCCTTATCATTGAGTGTAGAGACAGGGTTGGAGAGCAGGCCCTGCTTGCCCAGACTGTCCACACCCTCCAGCATGCAGTACAGTCTGGAAAACCCCATGACCCATCCTGCTGGGAGTTTTCCACTCAAGACTATCAGGAG CTGGTGGCCCATGCACAAGGTTTGCGAGTGGAACTCAGCCCTGCAGCAGAAAAAATAATCCATGGTTACTACATGGCGAGCCGCAGAGTGCGATCACAGGGTCAGGGTGTCAACATGTCTGTGGCCTCTATCAAACTGCT GATCTCTTTGGCTGAGGCCCATTGCAAGTTATGTCTCAGAACTCAAGTACTAGAGCAGGACGCTGTGATCGCTGTACTCCTTTGTGAAAGCTCAGTCTCACTCAAGCAtg GCGCCTCTGCTCTCATTATTCCACCCGATCCAGTGTTTCCTTGTGACCTCGGAGATGTGGATGGTTTGTGCAAGAGAGACGCTGCTCTGGATGAGCTCCATCAGCTTATCTTACGGTTCATCTACACCAATGCACCTGGAGCAGACACATACATTACAGAAGAGTGA
- the mcmdc2 gene encoding minichromosome maintenance domain-containing protein 2 isoform X1 encodes MADILSLKESVLVYLDRSGGLKKLCEDCEYFNGSQQTEAVYRFCIGVNPADVLELDPVLGDCVLHDPLKATALFQSVCFLAIKTLSLIEKIHMESQVNVILKFTHLPPFPEYTLDLSSFPRLCRPLRPVSMEGLVIAMTRVTKYTQGARFLCTDDDCPCSTGFHHIRVHAPGATESATVRNDFSCMICSSQLKEDVKFRVLGDKQLVELIHVKALDVLRGYQQSSMRYQSVTLFLRDELCNSMRIGQYYRVLGIPAHVHQWPNITWSVEANSVQPWEPLCDCKVSARFQELWKGTASSPWRFSAIVAHCFGLDVAPQGLYDTLKLSLLLSLVQTRIDEKDTFHNLDLLVVTTDTLILDRLMTYSLSLAYRGIRHQASGEMFACLSRDEHGAGTANIHAGSALLATGGICMLGDLSYYKKDKLDSIQSGNEFMETRTLSVFIPGKKYGEDADQQLSFPVQCSFWAVTDSSRRSGRADCGALGTAEIGAVPAQLADAFGLIIECRDRVGEQALLAQTVHTLQHAVQSGKPHDPSCWEFSTQDYQELVAHAQGLRVELSPAAEKIIHGYYMASRRVRSQGQGVNMSVASIKLLISLAEAHCKLCLRTQVLEQDAVIAVLLCESSVSLKHGASALIIPPDPVFPCDLGDVDGLCKRDAALDELHQLILRFIYTNAPGADTYITEE; translated from the exons GCTCCCAGCAGACCGAGGCGGTGTACAGGTTTTGTATCGGCGTTAATCCCGCCGATGTGCTGGAGCTGGATCCTGTACTGGGGGACTGTGTTCTCCATGACCCCCTGAAAGCCACGGCTTTGTTTCAGTCT GTTTGTTTCCTGGCTATAAAGACCCTTTCACTTATTGAAAAAATACACATGGAGAGTCAG GTGAATGTTATTTTGAAGTTCACGCACCTGCCTCCATTCCCCGAGTACACACTGGACCTTTCCAGTTTTCCTCGTTTATGTCGCCCTTTGAGGCCTGTCTCCATGGAGGGCCTGGTCATTGCCATGACAAGGGTCACAAAGTACACCCAGGGGGCGAGGTTCCTCTGCACTGATGATGACTGCCCCTGCTCTACAG GTTTTCACCACATTCGAGTGCATGCACCCGGAGCAACAGAGTCAGCCACAGTGAGAAACGACTTCAGCTGCATGATCTGCAGCTCCCAATTGAAAGAGGATGTGAAGTTTAGAGTTTTAGGAG ACAAACAGCTGGTGGAGCTGATCCATGTCAAAGCACTGGATGTTCTAAGAGGCTATCAGCAAAGCTCAATGAGATACCAGTCTGTTACCCTGTTTCTCAGAG ACGAGCTGTGTAACTCCATGAGAATCGGGCAATATTACCGGGTGTTGGGCATTCCTGCACATGTGCACCAGTGGCCCAACATTACCTGGAGTGTGGAGGCAAATAGTGTCCAACCGTGGGAACCACTGT GTGACTGTAAAGTCAGCGCCCGCTTCCAGGAGCTGTGGAAGGGAACGGCCTCGTCTCCGTGGAGGTTCTCCGCAATTGTAGCTCACTGCTTTGGGTTAGACGTGGCTCCTCAAGGCTTGTACGACACTCTGAAGCTGAGCTTGCTGCTTAGCTTGGTGCAGACCAGAATAGATGAAAAAGACACGTTTCACAACTTGGATCTCCTTGTTGTCACCACCGACACGCTTATACTCGACAg ATtgatgacatacagcttgagtTTGGCCTATCGTGGGATCAGGCATCAGGCCTCGGGGGAGATGTTCGCATGCCTGTCCCGGGATGAACATGGGGCAGGTACTGCTAACATCCATGCTGGTTCTGCCCTGCTAGCTACTGGGGGTATTTGCATGTTGGGAGATCTGAGCTATTACAAAAAGGACAAGTTGGATTCCATTCAGTCAGGTAATGAAT TTATGGAGACCCGCACACTATCAGTGTTCATCCCTGGAAAGAAATATGGCGAGGATGCAGACCAGCAGCTTTCCTTTCCAGTCCAGTGTAGCTTCTGGGCCGTCACAGACTCCTCCCGTCGATCTGGGAGGGCAGACTGTGGCGCACTGGGAACAGCA GAGATTGGTGCTGTACCAGCTCAGTTGGCAGATGCTTTTGGCCTTATCATTGAGTGTAGAGACAGGGTTGGAGAGCAGGCCCTGCTTGCCCAGACTGTCCACACCCTCCAGCATGCAGTACAGTCTGGAAAACCCCATGACCCATCCTGCTGGGAGTTTTCCACTCAAGACTATCAGGAG CTGGTGGCCCATGCACAAGGTTTGCGAGTGGAACTCAGCCCTGCAGCAGAAAAAATAATCCATGGTTACTACATGGCGAGCCGCAGAGTGCGATCACAGGGTCAGGGTGTCAACATGTCTGTGGCCTCTATCAAACTGCT GATCTCTTTGGCTGAGGCCCATTGCAAGTTATGTCTCAGAACTCAAGTACTAGAGCAGGACGCTGTGATCGCTGTACTCCTTTGTGAAAGCTCAGTCTCACTCAAGCAtg GCGCCTCTGCTCTCATTATTCCACCCGATCCAGTGTTTCCTTGTGACCTCGGAGATGTGGATGGTTTGTGCAAGAGAGACGCTGCTCTGGATGAGCTCCATCAGCTTATCTTACGGTTCATCTACACCAATGCACCTGGAGCAGACACATACATTACAGAAGAGTGA